In Lagenorhynchus albirostris chromosome 14, mLagAlb1.1, whole genome shotgun sequence, one DNA window encodes the following:
- the PLA2G3 gene encoding group 3 secretory phospholipase A2 isoform X2: MGVLVVLLGVLNFLGAALGDSPALHLHSTSCHLARPISGSLLGFLSFLGKDAQGLALFHARWDGHGRLQVCSRQDEPELTTAFSTLCAGEITRDSFIHTPGPELQRALATLKRQWEACRGPAESPAETREKRAAGQSGAPGMGNQRVKRGWTMPGTLWCGVGDSAGNTSELGVFQGPDLCCQEHDRCPQTVSPFQYNYGIRNYRLHTISHCNCDARFQQCLHNQRDSISDIVGVAFFNVLAIPCFVLEDQEACVEWCRTYGSVSLARLQPRTFYNASWSSLAIPLTPSPQNPAPSKPRWIQHPQKWPAQQKESKYPSQANATALQAPVASPGPDVASIVHLEVTDSGLQGLWRGLKPQGARQACRGFRRLDQCEHQIGPQKTKFQLFNDAREPLFHCNCTRRLARFLRLHSPPVGANILWELLGMTCFKLAPPLDCAEGKGCSKDPRAIKVSARHLRQLQQRQLQLQGTGTDNRQAWTSEHPKAPMSFYDRCLQLTQGAGGPEGQQKSWNQ; this comes from the exons ATGGGGGTTCTGGTGGTGCTCTTGGGGGTGCTGAACTTCCTGGGGGCAGCTCTGGGGGACTCCCCTGCCCTCCACTTGCACAGCACCTCCTGCCACTTGGCCAGACCCATCTCTGGCAGCCTTTTGGGGTTCCTTAGCTTCTTGGGCAAGGATGCCCAGGGACTAGCCCTGTTCCATGCCCGCTGGGATGGGCACGGGAGGCTGCAGGTGTGCAGCCGGCAGGATGAGCCAGAGCTCACTACAGCCTTCAGTACCCTCTGTGCTGGTGAGATCACCCGGGACTCCTTCATCCACACCCCTGGACCTGAGCTGCAGAGAGCCCTGGCCACCCTTAAGCGTCAGTGGGAGGCCTGCAGAGGGCCTGCCGAGAGTCCAGCAGAGACCAGGGAGAAGCGAGCAGCAGGGCAGAGTGGAGCGCCTGGCATGGGGAACCAGCGAGTGAAGAGAGGCTGGACCATGCCTGGCACACTGTGGTGTGGAGTTGGGGATTCTGCCGGGAACACCTCGGAGCTGG GGGTCTTCCAGGGCCCTGATCTCTGCTGCCAGGAACACGACCGCTGCCCACAGACTGTCTCACCCTTCCAGTACAACTATGGCATCCGAAACTACCGACTCCACACCATCTCCCACTGCAACTGTGATGCCAG GTTCCAGCAGTGCCTGCATAACCAGCGGGACTCCATCTCTGACATCGTGGGCGTGGCCTTCTTCAACGTGCTGGCGATCCCCTGTTTCGTCCTGGAggaccaggaggcctgtgtggagTG GTGTAGAACATATGGCTCTGTATCCCTCGCCCGTCTCCAGCCCAGGACCTTCTACAATGCCTCCTGGAGCTCCCTTGCCATTCCCCTGACTCCCAGTCCTCAGAACCCAGCACCCAGCAAGCCTCGGTGGATTCAGCACCCTCAGAAGTGGCCAGCACAGCAGAAAGAGTCCAAGTACCCCAGCCAAGCCAATGCCACAGCCCTCCAGGCCCCTGTGGCCTCCCCTGGGCCTGATGTGGCCTCCATAGTCCATCTGGAGGTCACTGATTCAGGCCTCCAGGGACTATGGCGTGGCCTAAAACCTCAAG GTGCCCGCCAGGCCTGCCGCGGCTTCCGCCGCCTGGACCAGTGTGAGCATCAGATCGGGCCCCAGAAGACCAAGTTCCAGCTGTTCAACGATGCCCGTGAACCCCTCTTCCACTGCAACTGCACGCGCCG TCTGGCACGCTTCCTGAGGCTCCACAGCCCACCTGTGGGCGCCAACATACTTTGGGAGCTGCTGGGCATGACCTGCTTCAAACTGGCCCCTCCACTGGACTGTGCTGAGGGCAAAGG CTGTTCCAAAGACCCCAGGGCCATCAAGGTGTCAGCTCGGCACCTGCGGCAACTTCAGCAGAGGCAACTCCAGCTCCAGGGGACAGGCACAGACAACAGGCAGGCATGGACTTCAGAGCACCCAAAGGCCCCCATGTCATTCTATGACCGGTGTCTGCAGCTGACCCAGGGAGCCGGAGGACCTGAAGGACAGCAGAAATCCTGGAACCAGTGA
- the INPP5J gene encoding phosphatidylinositol 4,5-bisphosphate 5-phosphatase A isoform X1: protein MEGQGISGSGRPGTQAGLGPLPMPHGISQTGAPSKMDSRFQLSAKENAAPVCSEPRLALTPVGPPAAMPSSSKGPSLALASPRPILSPMSTPGEQKTAPAHRSSRLAPTPVGHLVVSASAGPKPPPATLGPRLAPLSRDQKQVPPASMGPKPALAASGLSLAVASEKQPPQPPSSSSPVPSPVLSPSQEQALTPASMTSALASVGWTPAKQRDAPAPRPLSPSEGHLQPPTQTSGPVGSPSLIQAPPDPRISPSFRARPEAPRSSPEDPVLSRTPQTLPLDVGQGPPEPGTHSPGLLYPTFRPGAPLAQTLPPPLPKPPRSPSRSPSRSPNRSPCVPPAPEMALPRPGTQGAGPGGHLSPNLQPRETPAPLTTSSSTSTSSSSSWSAQPTCKSDPGFWITVVTWNVGTAMPPDDVTSLLHLGSSDDSDRADMIAIGLQEVNSMINKRLKDALFTDQWSELFMDALGPFNFVLVSTVRMQGVILLLFAKYYHLPFLRDVQTDCTRTGLGGYWGNKGGVSVRLAAFGHMLCFLNCHLPAHMDKAEQRKDNFQTILSLQQFQGPGAQGILDHDLVFWFGDLNFRIESYDLHFVKFAIDSEQLHQLWEKDQLNMAKNTWPILRGFQEGPLNFAPTFKFDVGTNKYDTSAKKRKPAWTDRILWKVKAPGGGPSPSGRESHRLQVTQHSYHSHMEYTVSDHKPVAAQFVLHFAFRDEVPLVRLDVADEWVRPEQAVVRYRIETVFARSSWDWIGLYRVGFRHCKDYVAYVWAKHEDVDGNIYQVTFSEESLPKGHGDFILGYYSHTHSILIGVTEPFQISLPTSELASSSTDSSGASSEDEDDSTLELLASKSRSPSPGKSKRHRSRSPGLARFPSLALQPSSCERRGTSRSPSPQSRRLPRVAPNGGSDGGSRGNSEEGPPGLPGSWAFPPSVPQSLGLLPALRLETVDPGGGSSWGPNREAPAPDSLSPSPQGQQGLEEGGLGP, encoded by the exons ATGGACTCACGTTTTCAGCTCTCAGCGAAGGAGAATGCAGCACCAGTATGCTCGGAACCAAGGTTGGCTCTGACACCTGTGGGGCCACCAGCAGCAATGCCATCTTCCTCAAAGGGGCCAAGCCTGGCTCTGGCGTCTCCCCGACCCATCCTGTCTCCAATGTCTACCCCTGGAGAGCAGAAGACAGCTCCTGCCCATCGCAGCTCCAGACTGGCTCCAACACCTGTGGGCCATTTGGTGGTGTCTGCCTCAGCTGGGCCGAAGCCTCCTCCAGCTACCCTGGGGCCCAGGCTGGCTCCACTGTCCAGGGACCAGAAGCAGGTGCCACCTGCCTCCATGGGACCCAAGCCAGCCCTGGCTGCTTCAGGCCTGAGCCTGGCCGTGGCATCTGAGAAACAGCCCCCACAGCCCCCCTCCAGCTCTTCCCCAGTGCCCAGTCCAGTTCTGTCACCCTCTCAGGAACAGGCCCTGACTCCAGCATCCATGACATCAGCCCTGGCCTCTGTGGGATGGACACCAGCTAAGCAGAGGGATGCCCCAGCCCCTAGACCTCTCTCCCCTTCAGAAGGGCATCTCCAGCCCCCCACTCAGACATCTGGTCCTGTGGGCTCCCCATCCTTGATTCAAGCCCCCCCAGACCCTCGGATCTCCCCCTCCTTCAGAGCCCGGCCTGAGGCCCCCCGCAGCAGCCCTGAGGATCCTGTCCTGTCCCGGACACCACAGACTCTGCCCCTGGATGTGGGCCAGGGTCCTCCAGAGCCTGGCACTCACTCCCCCGGACTTCTCTACCCCACCTTCCGGCCAGGGGCCCCCCTAGCCCAGACTTTGCCCCCACCTCTGCCCAAGCCACCCCGATCTCCCAGCCGCTCCCCCAGCCGCTCCCCAAACCGCTCCCCGTGTGTCCCCCCAGCTCCTGAGATGGccctccccaggcctggcacCCAGGGTGCCGGGCCTGGTGGGCATCTGAGCCCCAACCTTCAGCCCAGAGAAACCCCAGCCCCTCTTACCACCTCCTCTTCTACATCCACCTCGTCATCCTCCTCTTGGTCAGCTCAGCCCACCTGCAAGAGCGACCCTGGCTTCTG gatcACTGTGGTCACATGGAACGTGGGCACCGCCATGCCCCCCGATGATGTCACATCCCTCCTTCACCTGGGCAGCAGCGATGACAGCGACAGGGCAGACATGATCGCCATAGG GTTGCAGGAAGTGAACTCTATGATCAACAAGCGGCTCAAGGACGCGCTCTTCACCGACCAGTGGAGCGAGCTCTTCATGGACGCACTGGGGCCCTTCAACTTCGTGCTG GTGAGTACTGTGCGGATGCAGGGCGTCATCCTGCTGCTGTTCGCCAAGTACTACCACCTGCCCTTCCTGAGGGATGTGCAGACTGATTGCACGCGCACTGGCCTGGGTGGCTATTGG GGCAACAAGGGTGGAGTGAGTGTGCGACTGGCCGCCTTCGGGCACATGCTGTGTTTCCTGAACTGCCACCTGCCGGCCCACATGGACAAAGCGGAGCAGCGCAAGGACAACTTCCAGACCATCCTCAGCCTCCAGCAGTTCCAGGGGCCTGGAGCTCAAGGCATCTTGGATCACGA CCTCGTGTTCTGGTTCGGGGACCTGAACTTCCGCATCGAGAGCTACGACCTGCACTTCGTCAAATTTGCCATCGACAGCGAGCAGCTCCACCAGCTCTGGGAGAAAGACCAG CTCAACATGGCCAAGAACACCTGGCCCATCCTGAGGGGCTTCCAGGAGGGGCCCCTCAACTTTGCGCCCACCTTCAAGTTTGACGTGGGTACTAACAAATATGATACCAG TGCCAAGAAGCGGAAGCCAGCCTGGACAGACCGTATCCTGTGGAAGGTCAAGGCTCCAGGTGGAGGTCCCAGCCCCTCAGGACGGGAGAGCCACCGGCTCCAGGTGACCCAGCACAGCTACCACAGCCACATGGAATACACTGTCAGCGACCACAAGCCCGTGGCTGCCCAGTTCGTCCTGCAC TTTGCCTTCAGAGACGAAGTGCCGCTTGTGCGGCTGGATGTGGCAGACGAGTGGGTGCGGCCGGAGCAGGCTGTGGTGAGGTACCGCATAGAGACGGTGTTCGCCCGCAGCTCCTGGGACTGGATCGGCTTGTACCGG GTGGGTTTCCGCCACTGCAAGGACTACGTGGCTTATGTCTGGGCCAAACACGAGGATGTGGATGGGAACATCTACCAG GTGACATTCAGTGAGGAGTCACTGCCCAAGGGTCACGGAGACTTCATCCTGGGCTATTATAGCCACACCCACAGCATCCTTATCGGGGTCACTGAGCCCTTCCAG ATCTCACTGCCTACCTCGGAGCTGGCCAGCAGCAGCACAGACAGCTCGGGTGCCAGCTCGGAGGACGAGGATGACAGCACCCTGGAGCTGCTTGCATCCAAGTCCCGCAGCCCAAGCCCTGGCAAGTCCAAGCGGCACCGTAGCCGAAGCCCAGGTCTGGCCCGCTTCCCCAGCCTCGCCCTGCAGCCCTCGTCCTGTGAACGCCGTGGCACCAGCCGAAGCCCCTCGCCCCAGAGCCGCCGCCTGCCTCGGGTAGCCCCCAACGGGGGCAGTGATGGTGGCAGCCGGGGCAACAGTGAGGAGGGGCCCCCTGGGCTGCCTGGGTCCTGGGCCTTCCCACCATCTGTGCCTCAAAGCCTGGGGTTGCTGCCTGCCTTGCGCCTAGAGACCGTAGACCCCGGTGGTGGCAGCTCCTGGGGACCCAATCGGGAGGCCCCGGCCCCCGACAGCCTGTCTCCCAGCCCCCAGGGTCAGCAGGGCCTGGAGGAAGGGGGCCTGGGGCCCTGA
- the PLA2G3 gene encoding group 3 secretory phospholipase A2 isoform X1 yields MGVLVVLLGVLNFLGAALGDSPALHLHSTSCHLARPISGSLLGFLSFLGKDAQGLALFHARWDGHGRLQVCSRQDEPELTTAFSTLCAGEITRDSFIHTPGPELQRALATLKRQWEACRGPAESPAETREKRAAGQSGAPGMGNQRVKRGWTMPGTLWCGVGDSAGNTSELGVFQGPDLCCQEHDRCPQTVSPFQYNYGIRNYRLHTISHCNCDARFQQCLHNQRDSISDIVGVAFFNVLAIPCFVLEDQEACVEWYWWGGCRTYGSVSLARLQPRTFYNASWSSLAIPLTPSPQNPAPSKPRWIQHPQKWPAQQKESKYPSQANATALQAPVASPGPDVASIVHLEVTDSGLQGLWRGLKPQGARQACRGFRRLDQCEHQIGPQKTKFQLFNDAREPLFHCNCTRRLARFLRLHSPPVGANILWELLGMTCFKLAPPLDCAEGKGCSKDPRAIKVSARHLRQLQQRQLQLQGTGTDNRQAWTSEHPKAPMSFYDRCLQLTQGAGGPEGQQKSWNQ; encoded by the exons ATGGGGGTTCTGGTGGTGCTCTTGGGGGTGCTGAACTTCCTGGGGGCAGCTCTGGGGGACTCCCCTGCCCTCCACTTGCACAGCACCTCCTGCCACTTGGCCAGACCCATCTCTGGCAGCCTTTTGGGGTTCCTTAGCTTCTTGGGCAAGGATGCCCAGGGACTAGCCCTGTTCCATGCCCGCTGGGATGGGCACGGGAGGCTGCAGGTGTGCAGCCGGCAGGATGAGCCAGAGCTCACTACAGCCTTCAGTACCCTCTGTGCTGGTGAGATCACCCGGGACTCCTTCATCCACACCCCTGGACCTGAGCTGCAGAGAGCCCTGGCCACCCTTAAGCGTCAGTGGGAGGCCTGCAGAGGGCCTGCCGAGAGTCCAGCAGAGACCAGGGAGAAGCGAGCAGCAGGGCAGAGTGGAGCGCCTGGCATGGGGAACCAGCGAGTGAAGAGAGGCTGGACCATGCCTGGCACACTGTGGTGTGGAGTTGGGGATTCTGCCGGGAACACCTCGGAGCTGG GGGTCTTCCAGGGCCCTGATCTCTGCTGCCAGGAACACGACCGCTGCCCACAGACTGTCTCACCCTTCCAGTACAACTATGGCATCCGAAACTACCGACTCCACACCATCTCCCACTGCAACTGTGATGCCAG GTTCCAGCAGTGCCTGCATAACCAGCGGGACTCCATCTCTGACATCGTGGGCGTGGCCTTCTTCAACGTGCTGGCGATCCCCTGTTTCGTCCTGGAggaccaggaggcctgtgtggagTGGTACTGGTGGGGCGG GTGTAGAACATATGGCTCTGTATCCCTCGCCCGTCTCCAGCCCAGGACCTTCTACAATGCCTCCTGGAGCTCCCTTGCCATTCCCCTGACTCCCAGTCCTCAGAACCCAGCACCCAGCAAGCCTCGGTGGATTCAGCACCCTCAGAAGTGGCCAGCACAGCAGAAAGAGTCCAAGTACCCCAGCCAAGCCAATGCCACAGCCCTCCAGGCCCCTGTGGCCTCCCCTGGGCCTGATGTGGCCTCCATAGTCCATCTGGAGGTCACTGATTCAGGCCTCCAGGGACTATGGCGTGGCCTAAAACCTCAAG GTGCCCGCCAGGCCTGCCGCGGCTTCCGCCGCCTGGACCAGTGTGAGCATCAGATCGGGCCCCAGAAGACCAAGTTCCAGCTGTTCAACGATGCCCGTGAACCCCTCTTCCACTGCAACTGCACGCGCCG TCTGGCACGCTTCCTGAGGCTCCACAGCCCACCTGTGGGCGCCAACATACTTTGGGAGCTGCTGGGCATGACCTGCTTCAAACTGGCCCCTCCACTGGACTGTGCTGAGGGCAAAGG CTGTTCCAAAGACCCCAGGGCCATCAAGGTGTCAGCTCGGCACCTGCGGCAACTTCAGCAGAGGCAACTCCAGCTCCAGGGGACAGGCACAGACAACAGGCAGGCATGGACTTCAGAGCACCCAAAGGCCCCCATGTCATTCTATGACCGGTGTCTGCAGCTGACCCAGGGAGCCGGAGGACCTGAAGGACAGCAGAAATCCTGGAACCAGTGA
- the INPP5J gene encoding phosphatidylinositol 4,5-bisphosphate 5-phosphatase A isoform X2, whose amino-acid sequence MEGQGISGSGRPGTQAGLGPLPMPHGISQTGAPSKMDSRFQLSAKENAAPVCSEPRLALTPVGPPAAMPSSSKGPSLALASPRPILSPMSTPGEQKTAPAHRSSRLAPTPVGHLVVSASAGPKPPPATLGPRLAPLSRDQKQVPPASMGPKPALAASGLSLAVASEKQPPQPPSSSSPVPSPVLSPSQEQALTPASMTSALASVGWTPAKQRDAPAPRPLSPSEGHLQPPTQTSGPVGSPSLIQAPPDPRISPSFRARPEAPRSSPEDPVLSRTPQTLPLDVGQGPPEPGTHSPGLLYPTFRPGAPLAQTLPPPLPKPPRSPSRSPSRSPNRSPCVPPAPEMALPRPGTQGAGPGGHLSPNLQPRETPAPLTTSSSTSTSSSSSWSAQPTCKSDPGFWITVVTWNVGTAMPPDDVTSLLHLGSSDDSDRADMIAIGLQEVNSMINKRLKDALFTDQWSELFMDALGPFNFVLGNKGGVSVRLAAFGHMLCFLNCHLPAHMDKAEQRKDNFQTILSLQQFQGPGAQGILDHDLVFWFGDLNFRIESYDLHFVKFAIDSEQLHQLWEKDQLNMAKNTWPILRGFQEGPLNFAPTFKFDVGTNKYDTSAKKRKPAWTDRILWKVKAPGGGPSPSGRESHRLQVTQHSYHSHMEYTVSDHKPVAAQFVLHFAFRDEVPLVRLDVADEWVRPEQAVVRYRIETVFARSSWDWIGLYRVGFRHCKDYVAYVWAKHEDVDGNIYQVTFSEESLPKGHGDFILGYYSHTHSILIGVTEPFQISLPTSELASSSTDSSGASSEDEDDSTLELLASKSRSPSPGKSKRHRSRSPGLARFPSLALQPSSCERRGTSRSPSPQSRRLPRVAPNGGSDGGSRGNSEEGPPGLPGSWAFPPSVPQSLGLLPALRLETVDPGGGSSWGPNREAPAPDSLSPSPQGQQGLEEGGLGP is encoded by the exons ATGGACTCACGTTTTCAGCTCTCAGCGAAGGAGAATGCAGCACCAGTATGCTCGGAACCAAGGTTGGCTCTGACACCTGTGGGGCCACCAGCAGCAATGCCATCTTCCTCAAAGGGGCCAAGCCTGGCTCTGGCGTCTCCCCGACCCATCCTGTCTCCAATGTCTACCCCTGGAGAGCAGAAGACAGCTCCTGCCCATCGCAGCTCCAGACTGGCTCCAACACCTGTGGGCCATTTGGTGGTGTCTGCCTCAGCTGGGCCGAAGCCTCCTCCAGCTACCCTGGGGCCCAGGCTGGCTCCACTGTCCAGGGACCAGAAGCAGGTGCCACCTGCCTCCATGGGACCCAAGCCAGCCCTGGCTGCTTCAGGCCTGAGCCTGGCCGTGGCATCTGAGAAACAGCCCCCACAGCCCCCCTCCAGCTCTTCCCCAGTGCCCAGTCCAGTTCTGTCACCCTCTCAGGAACAGGCCCTGACTCCAGCATCCATGACATCAGCCCTGGCCTCTGTGGGATGGACACCAGCTAAGCAGAGGGATGCCCCAGCCCCTAGACCTCTCTCCCCTTCAGAAGGGCATCTCCAGCCCCCCACTCAGACATCTGGTCCTGTGGGCTCCCCATCCTTGATTCAAGCCCCCCCAGACCCTCGGATCTCCCCCTCCTTCAGAGCCCGGCCTGAGGCCCCCCGCAGCAGCCCTGAGGATCCTGTCCTGTCCCGGACACCACAGACTCTGCCCCTGGATGTGGGCCAGGGTCCTCCAGAGCCTGGCACTCACTCCCCCGGACTTCTCTACCCCACCTTCCGGCCAGGGGCCCCCCTAGCCCAGACTTTGCCCCCACCTCTGCCCAAGCCACCCCGATCTCCCAGCCGCTCCCCCAGCCGCTCCCCAAACCGCTCCCCGTGTGTCCCCCCAGCTCCTGAGATGGccctccccaggcctggcacCCAGGGTGCCGGGCCTGGTGGGCATCTGAGCCCCAACCTTCAGCCCAGAGAAACCCCAGCCCCTCTTACCACCTCCTCTTCTACATCCACCTCGTCATCCTCCTCTTGGTCAGCTCAGCCCACCTGCAAGAGCGACCCTGGCTTCTG gatcACTGTGGTCACATGGAACGTGGGCACCGCCATGCCCCCCGATGATGTCACATCCCTCCTTCACCTGGGCAGCAGCGATGACAGCGACAGGGCAGACATGATCGCCATAGG GTTGCAGGAAGTGAACTCTATGATCAACAAGCGGCTCAAGGACGCGCTCTTCACCGACCAGTGGAGCGAGCTCTTCATGGACGCACTGGGGCCCTTCAACTTCGTGCTG GGCAACAAGGGTGGAGTGAGTGTGCGACTGGCCGCCTTCGGGCACATGCTGTGTTTCCTGAACTGCCACCTGCCGGCCCACATGGACAAAGCGGAGCAGCGCAAGGACAACTTCCAGACCATCCTCAGCCTCCAGCAGTTCCAGGGGCCTGGAGCTCAAGGCATCTTGGATCACGA CCTCGTGTTCTGGTTCGGGGACCTGAACTTCCGCATCGAGAGCTACGACCTGCACTTCGTCAAATTTGCCATCGACAGCGAGCAGCTCCACCAGCTCTGGGAGAAAGACCAG CTCAACATGGCCAAGAACACCTGGCCCATCCTGAGGGGCTTCCAGGAGGGGCCCCTCAACTTTGCGCCCACCTTCAAGTTTGACGTGGGTACTAACAAATATGATACCAG TGCCAAGAAGCGGAAGCCAGCCTGGACAGACCGTATCCTGTGGAAGGTCAAGGCTCCAGGTGGAGGTCCCAGCCCCTCAGGACGGGAGAGCCACCGGCTCCAGGTGACCCAGCACAGCTACCACAGCCACATGGAATACACTGTCAGCGACCACAAGCCCGTGGCTGCCCAGTTCGTCCTGCAC TTTGCCTTCAGAGACGAAGTGCCGCTTGTGCGGCTGGATGTGGCAGACGAGTGGGTGCGGCCGGAGCAGGCTGTGGTGAGGTACCGCATAGAGACGGTGTTCGCCCGCAGCTCCTGGGACTGGATCGGCTTGTACCGG GTGGGTTTCCGCCACTGCAAGGACTACGTGGCTTATGTCTGGGCCAAACACGAGGATGTGGATGGGAACATCTACCAG GTGACATTCAGTGAGGAGTCACTGCCCAAGGGTCACGGAGACTTCATCCTGGGCTATTATAGCCACACCCACAGCATCCTTATCGGGGTCACTGAGCCCTTCCAG ATCTCACTGCCTACCTCGGAGCTGGCCAGCAGCAGCACAGACAGCTCGGGTGCCAGCTCGGAGGACGAGGATGACAGCACCCTGGAGCTGCTTGCATCCAAGTCCCGCAGCCCAAGCCCTGGCAAGTCCAAGCGGCACCGTAGCCGAAGCCCAGGTCTGGCCCGCTTCCCCAGCCTCGCCCTGCAGCCCTCGTCCTGTGAACGCCGTGGCACCAGCCGAAGCCCCTCGCCCCAGAGCCGCCGCCTGCCTCGGGTAGCCCCCAACGGGGGCAGTGATGGTGGCAGCCGGGGCAACAGTGAGGAGGGGCCCCCTGGGCTGCCTGGGTCCTGGGCCTTCCCACCATCTGTGCCTCAAAGCCTGGGGTTGCTGCCTGCCTTGCGCCTAGAGACCGTAGACCCCGGTGGTGGCAGCTCCTGGGGACCCAATCGGGAGGCCCCGGCCCCCGACAGCCTGTCTCCCAGCCCCCAGGGTCAGCAGGGCCTGGAGGAAGGGGGCCTGGGGCCCTGA